The following proteins are co-located in the Deinococcus metallilatus genome:
- the purC gene encoding phosphoribosylaminoimidazolesuccinocarboxamide synthase, whose product MKLEQRYEGKAKKVYATENPLEYVVEYKDDATAFNGVKRAQIQGKGEINNAITAHLFPLLERAGVPTHFLEKLSDREQRVRAVTIIPVEVIVRNVAAGSFAKRLGLEEGTPLARPVVEYCYKSDALGDPLINSDTAVALGWASEADLKRIRELALKVRDFLVPYFEQRGIRLVDFKLEFGRTPDGTIVLADEISPDTCRFWDAETNEKLDKDRFRRDLGGVEDAYAEMLRRVTGEGVRD is encoded by the coding sequence ATGAAGCTTGAGCAACGGTACGAAGGCAAGGCGAAAAAGGTCTACGCGACCGAGAACCCCCTGGAATACGTGGTGGAGTACAAAGACGACGCCACCGCCTTCAACGGCGTGAAGCGCGCCCAGATTCAGGGCAAGGGCGAGATCAACAACGCGATCACCGCCCACCTCTTCCCCCTGCTGGAACGGGCAGGCGTGCCCACCCACTTCCTCGAAAAGCTCAGCGACCGCGAACAGCGCGTGCGTGCGGTCACGATCATTCCCGTCGAGGTGATCGTGCGGAATGTCGCGGCGGGGAGCTTTGCCAAGAGGCTCGGTCTGGAGGAAGGCACGCCCCTGGCCCGCCCCGTCGTCGAATACTGCTACAAGAGTGACGCGCTGGGCGATCCCCTGATCAACAGCGATACCGCCGTCGCCCTCGGCTGGGCCAGCGAGGCCGACCTGAAGCGCATCCGCGAACTCGCGCTGAAGGTGCGGGATTTCCTGGTGCCCTACTTCGAGCAGCGCGGCATCCGCCTGGTGGACTTCAAGCTGGAATTCGGCCGGACGCCGGACGGAACCATCGTCCTGGCCGACGAGATCAGCCCCGACACCTGCCGCTTCTGGGACGCCGAGACGAACGAGAAGCTCGACAAGGACCGCTTCCGCCGCGACCTGGGCGGGGTGGAGGACGCCTATGCGGAAATGCTGCGGCGCGTGACGGGGGAAGGGGTCAGGGATTAG
- the purS gene encoding phosphoribosylformylglycinamidine synthase subunit PurS: MPTYHAKVFVTLKPSILDPQGRTVERALSHLDYANVSGVRVGKYIELTLSGERAEVESQLADIVENVLSNPIMENARWELEAVPMQEGREVAGA, encoded by the coding sequence ATGCCCACCTACCACGCCAAAGTCTTCGTCACCCTCAAGCCTTCCATCCTCGATCCGCAGGGGCGCACCGTCGAGCGGGCGCTGTCGCACCTGGATTACGCGAACGTGTCGGGCGTGCGCGTCGGCAAGTACATCGAACTCACGCTGAGCGGCGAGCGGGCGGAAGTGGAAAGCCAACTGGCCGACATCGTGGAGAACGTGCTGAGCAATCCCATCATGGAAAACGCGCGCTGGGAGCTGGAAGCTGTGCCTATGCAGGAAGGGCGCGAGGTGGCGGGCGCGTGA
- the purQ gene encoding phosphoribosylformylglycinamidine synthase subunit PurQ, producing MKTAVIQFPGSNCDADALHAARLTLDPEAQFVWHTEAGLPEGTELAFLPGGFSYGDHLRSGAIAARSPIMAAVKEHAERGGYVLGVCNGFQVLTEAGLLPGALSRNRDLHFHCAPVHLRVENHQTAFTGAYEANQVIEIPIAHGEGNYYADPETIARLEAEGRVVFRYVDNPNGSLNDIAGIINEDGNVLGMMPHPERAVELLLGSADGLGMFESLKAK from the coding sequence GTGAAGACCGCCGTGATTCAATTCCCCGGCTCCAACTGCGACGCCGACGCGCTGCACGCCGCGCGACTGACGCTGGACCCGGAGGCGCAGTTCGTGTGGCACACCGAGGCGGGCCTGCCAGAAGGCACCGAGCTGGCGTTCCTGCCGGGTGGCTTTTCCTACGGCGACCACCTCCGCTCCGGCGCGATTGCCGCCCGCAGCCCGATCATGGCCGCCGTGAAGGAACATGCCGAGCGCGGCGGGTACGTGCTGGGCGTGTGCAACGGCTTTCAGGTGCTGACCGAGGCGGGACTCCTGCCCGGTGCCCTCTCGCGCAACCGTGACCTGCACTTTCACTGCGCGCCGGTCCACTTGCGCGTGGAGAACCACCAGACTGCCTTCACGGGCGCGTACGAGGCGAATCAGGTCATCGAAATCCCCATCGCCCACGGTGAGGGCAACTACTACGCCGACCCCGAAACGATTGCCCGCCTGGAGGCCGAGGGCCGCGTGGTCTTCCGCTACGTGGACAATCCCAACGGCTCCCTCAACGACATCGCCGGAATCATCAACGAGGACGGCAACGTGCTGGGCATGATGCCGCACCCCGAGCGGGCGGTGGAGTTGCTGCTGGGGAGCGCGGACGGGCTGGGGATGTTCGAGAGCCTGAAAGCGAAGTAA
- a CDS encoding helix-turn-helix domain-containing protein: MTLRLNLGRYLQEHDISAYRLVQEVKGRVAPNTVYSLARKPVQRIDLDTVAKILQALGRVRGEKVAITEMLEDVPDAPQTAIPPVYDASNRKVFKYNGYRAKVAPGPSAQEILDDLRGHVE, encoded by the coding sequence ATGACGCTACGCCTCAACCTGGGACGTTACCTGCAAGAACATGACATCTCCGCGTACCGGCTGGTGCAGGAGGTGAAAGGCCGCGTTGCGCCCAACACGGTCTACAGCCTGGCCCGCAAGCCTGTGCAGCGCATCGACCTGGATACCGTCGCCAAGATTTTGCAGGCGCTGGGGCGCGTCAGGGGTGAGAAAGTCGCCATCACGGAGATGCTGGAGGACGTGCCTGACGCGCCCCAGACGGCAATACCGCCCGTCTACGATGCCAGCAACCGCAAGGTGTTCAAGTACAACGGCTACCGTGCCAAAGTCGCCCCCGGCCCCTCGGCTCAGGAGATTCTGGATGACCTGCGGGGACATGTGGAATGA
- a CDS encoding type II toxin-antitoxin system VapC family toxin, translating to MTTLYLDSNAFVKLFTDENLGEAAQVEAALEKSSDLASSAITYAEVCGVFARQLQQGRMSEEVYWTTRQAFEDNWEQVNVVEVSATVSKIAADVLKAQQGLRAMDALHLASGLALRGSTEIKFLTFDVRLQDAAGKLMPEQHNE from the coding sequence ATGACCACGCTGTATCTGGATTCCAACGCCTTCGTCAAGCTGTTCACGGACGAAAACCTGGGTGAAGCCGCACAAGTCGAAGCTGCCCTTGAGAAAAGCAGCGACCTCGCCAGCAGCGCCATCACTTACGCAGAGGTCTGCGGTGTCTTTGCCCGTCAGCTTCAGCAGGGGCGCATGAGCGAGGAGGTGTACTGGACGACCCGGCAAGCCTTTGAAGACAACTGGGAGCAGGTCAATGTCGTTGAAGTCTCTGCCACCGTCTCCAAAATCGCCGCTGACGTCCTGAAGGCTCAACAGGGCCTCCGCGCGATGGACGCCCTCCACCTCGCCTCGGGCCTCGCCTTGCGCGGAAGCACCGAAATCAAGTTCCTGACCTTTGACGTGAGGCTGCAAGACGCTGCCGGGAAGCTGATGCCGGAGCAGCATAATGAATGA
- the purL gene encoding phosphoribosylformylglycinamidine synthase subunit PurL — translation MTNVTPPQSLRPQAATFGLTTEEYDLLIEGIGREPNALEAAIVGAMWSEHCGYKNSRPLFRAFPTTGPQVLQGPGENAGVVDIGEGWGVAFKMESHNHPSAVEPVQGAATGVGGILRDIFAMGARPFAVLDSLRFGNPDSPRTRFLLNGVVEGISHYGNAIGVPTVGGEVTFHPSYQENPLVNVMALGLLRHEDLAKGTMGAVGNQIVYVGSKTGRDGLGGAVFSSADLSAASQADRPAVQVGDPFMEKLLLEATLEAIQAGLVAGVQDMGAAGLVSSTCEMAYRAGLGITMDLDLVPTRESGMVPMELCLSESQERMILVPVPGREQELLDLLAKWELDVVTIGEVEAHDRYRLTWKGEVVCDLPVALLNEAPKYTREGVESEEIKARRERDLSGVPVPGDLGAVLVDLLSHPTIASKRPIFERYDYQVMTNTVLVPGAADAAVLRVKGSRMGVAATSDCNPRFVYLDPYKGAAAAVAEAARNLACVGATPLAITDNLNFGNPHNPEVYFQLQQAVQGIADACRALNTPVTGGNVSLYNQYTEGDHKVAIHPTPTIGMVGVLPDVTQRATMNLKAGPQTLYLLGRHATTIGASQYLETVHGLEAGQVPDLDLELEKRVIKGTLALIRAGLTTTAHDCSEGGLAVALAEMAIAGGQGLKVELKAPEGARPDAVLFGEAHSRVIVAIPLGHEQAAQEVLDGLGVPYTALGESGVGSDRVTISVTGANVQLSVNLETLRTAFETPLREILA, via the coding sequence ATGACTAACGTTACCCCCCCTCAATCCCTTCGCCCCCAGGCCGCCACCTTCGGCCTGACCACCGAGGAATACGACCTCCTCATCGAAGGCATCGGGCGCGAGCCGAACGCGCTGGAGGCCGCCATCGTCGGCGCGATGTGGTCCGAGCACTGCGGGTACAAGAACTCGCGGCCCCTCTTCCGCGCCTTTCCCACGACCGGGCCCCAGGTGCTGCAAGGCCCCGGCGAAAACGCGGGCGTCGTGGATATCGGGGAAGGCTGGGGCGTGGCCTTTAAGATGGAGAGCCACAACCACCCCTCGGCGGTGGAACCCGTGCAGGGCGCGGCGACCGGCGTGGGCGGCATCCTGCGCGACATCTTCGCAATGGGCGCGCGGCCCTTCGCCGTGCTGGACTCCCTGCGCTTCGGCAACCCCGACAGCCCCCGCACCCGCTTCCTGCTGAACGGCGTGGTGGAGGGCATCTCTCACTATGGGAACGCGATTGGCGTGCCGACCGTGGGCGGCGAGGTGACCTTCCACCCCTCCTATCAGGAAAATCCGCTGGTGAACGTGATGGCCCTGGGCCTGCTGCGCCACGAGGATCTGGCGAAGGGGACGATGGGCGCGGTGGGCAACCAGATTGTCTACGTTGGCTCCAAGACCGGGCGCGACGGGCTGGGGGGCGCGGTGTTCTCGTCCGCCGACCTCAGCGCGGCCAGTCAGGCGGACCGCCCCGCCGTACAGGTGGGCGACCCCTTCATGGAAAAACTGCTGCTGGAGGCCACATTGGAGGCCATCCAGGCGGGCCTGGTCGCGGGCGTGCAGGACATGGGCGCGGCGGGCCTGGTGTCCAGCACGTGCGAGATGGCCTACCGCGCGGGCTTGGGCATCACGATGGACCTCGACCTCGTGCCCACCCGTGAGAGCGGTATGGTGCCGATGGAACTGTGCCTCAGCGAGTCGCAGGAGCGGATGATCCTGGTGCCGGTGCCCGGGCGCGAGCAGGAACTGCTGGACCTCCTCGCCAAGTGGGAACTGGACGTGGTGACCATCGGGGAGGTGGAGGCGCATGACCGCTACCGCCTGACGTGGAAGGGCGAGGTGGTGTGCGACCTGCCCGTCGCCCTGCTGAACGAGGCCCCCAAGTACACCCGCGAGGGCGTGGAATCTGAGGAAATCAAGGCCAGGCGCGAGCGTGACCTCAGCGGCGTGCCCGTCCCCGGCGACCTGGGCGCGGTGCTGGTGGACCTGCTCTCGCACCCCACGATTGCCAGTAAACGCCCGATCTTCGAGCGGTACGACTATCAGGTGATGACGAACACGGTGCTGGTGCCGGGCGCTGCCGACGCCGCCGTGCTGCGTGTGAAGGGCAGCCGGATGGGCGTGGCCGCGACCTCCGACTGCAACCCGCGCTTCGTGTACCTCGATCCCTACAAGGGAGCCGCCGCCGCCGTCGCGGAAGCTGCCCGCAACCTCGCCTGCGTGGGCGCGACGCCGCTCGCCATCACCGACAACCTCAACTTCGGGAACCCACACAACCCCGAGGTGTACTTTCAGCTTCAGCAGGCGGTGCAGGGCATCGCGGACGCCTGCCGCGCACTGAATACGCCCGTCACGGGCGGCAACGTGAGCCTCTACAACCAGTACACCGAGGGGGATCACAAGGTCGCCATTCACCCCACACCCACCATCGGCATGGTCGGCGTCCTGCCTGACGTGACGCAGCGCGCCACCATGAACCTGAAGGCCGGGCCGCAGACCCTCTACCTGCTGGGCCGCCACGCGACCACCATCGGCGCCTCGCAGTACCTCGAAACCGTGCACGGGCTGGAGGCGGGGCAGGTTCCGGACCTCGACTTGGAGCTGGAAAAGCGCGTGATCAAGGGCACCCTCGCCCTGATTCGTGCCGGGTTGACGACCACCGCACACGACTGCTCGGAAGGCGGGCTGGCGGTGGCGCTGGCCGAGATGGCGATTGCGGGCGGGCAGGGGCTGAAGGTCGAACTGAAGGCCCCGGAAGGCGCGCGCCCCGATGCCGTGCTGTTCGGGGAAGCGCACAGCCGCGTGATCGTGGCGATTCCGCTGGGCCACGAGCAGGCGGCGCAGGAGGTGCTGGATGGCCTGGGGGTCCCCTATACGGCGCTGGGCGAGAGCGGTGTGGGCAGTGACCGCGTCACCATTTCGGTCACGGGGGCAAACGTACAGTTGAGCGTGAACCTTGAGACGCTGAGAACGGCCTTTGAGACGCCGCTGCGGGAGATTCTGGCGTGA